Within the Manduca sexta isolate Smith_Timp_Sample1 chromosome 19, JHU_Msex_v1.0, whole genome shotgun sequence genome, the region GTGTATTTACGATCACACAAACACACGTATTGCTTATTTGAAAAGGAGGTAATGTTTAATGTATCATTGAGTCTCGTCCGTAAATATCGTAGGGATATCATCATattagtaattagtaattagtaCTGTGGGTGTATCGTGTACCTGATAAGGTTGGAGGTTGGCGTAATCGAGAAATTGTAGTTGCTGATCATGAAGGTATTCCACTGGCTGCGAGTCTGTCTGCAGTGTCAGGTCAGCTGACAGTGGCGTGAATGTCTGAAAAAGAATTGGATTACATTTCAAACATCGTAcaagttgaaatattttaaattaataaagaatcctctaagaaattaaaattgtcgCATATGGACTCCATGATAATTCCTCTTCAATAATCCCAATTTGATTTacaaaactaaagaaaaaaatcgtcCTAAATGGATTACATTTCAAACATTGTACAAGTTGAaatatcttaaattaataaagaatcctctaagaaattaaaattgtcgCATATGAACTCCATGATAATTCCTCTTCAATAATCCCAATTTGATTTacaaaactaaagaaaaaaaacgtCCTAAATGCTCATAATTAAACTCATTACAGTTTGTATAAGACGCGTGGCGCCATCTGTTGAAGTTTAGAATCACTATAACCTAAATTAGACTCTACAATGTGGACCATCcaataagaattaaaatgtgaatctttaaaaatatgattttttctaatgattaattaaatacaaaaatttaaataagccTCAAACCAATTAAACAATAACTAGGGGTGATTATCATCAAATCAAATTTACAAACTCCAAAAGCACATGAATACAACACCAAAAGATTTTGCTCTCGACGCGAAAAAGACAAATTTGTTTTGACCTCAGACAGACAGAACGTGATATCCATACAAAACAGGGGCGCGCGCGTGAATTCAACACAAATGGAGTTGATCTGGGACACGCGTCACGCAGAGGTGTTTCATCACACGAGAAACGTGGCCGTGCACGctccaaatacaaaatatttacacaaattatcGACATTTCGAATTTTATACACTTTGTCTAAACATGCGGGTGTGTTTAATGGTCTCATGCATAGGCAGAGGCCGTTTTGTAAATCTAGATTGTTGTATTTAATGTCCACGTTACTCGTTTTAGAAGCTAATAATCGAATTagcaacaaaaaaagtaaaaaagtattGAAGTAGTTAAAAggaacattttacaataattcataaaaataaatattttgtaattatttttatctcaatttacattatttcataCCTAGTTAATGGATTCTATAAGTACAGTACTTCctcaaatattaaataccatttTTGATGTAAGTAACGCCATCTAGTGTAACTCCCATACATCAAGTATAAAGCAAGTTCAGTAAAATCTGAAATGAAATACACTTACCAAAGCAGGCCATTTTACTTCTCTGCCTTCAACCACTCTAGGTGTCCAAACAAGAGTTCTTTCCACTAAAAACACTCGAAAGGTCCTACGCGAGTAAACTGCCACCCACTCGCGCCGCTGCCAATCAACACCATCATATTCCACTAACACCTGTAACaaacacaaacataataattaaaaaatctatcaGTTCCTTtcgatatttgtattttattatgataataatggACCATGTATTTTCgagaatatttttgttgatgaaaatttataaaacgcCATCTCTAATCGAGTAGCAGAACTACATAGATTTGTCAAGTCCTTTTAGTTCACAGTGGACTGCTAGATGGCGTGACATGGGTAGAACTTCATAATCAATCCTCGAACCCCGCCCGTGGCGCTGTGCGAAAGGGACACATAGTGTTgaaaaagaacaaaacaataacaaatcaaCTTTCTAGCACTATTACACCTGAGTACACTGCGTACTTTTCCCGCCATGTATAAAGTTTCTTTTGTGACAACATCTATTGCGTATCGGCCTAAGCCTGAGAGATTAATAATAGTTACTTGCTTATTTAATTACCTAAGCGTCTAACTCTTACGTTATAGTTAATTTAGTCATCTACCAATGTCAGCTTAAGAAAATATCGCCGTTAATTATTTCCTTTACTGGCGTGTCTCAAAATAAGAAACGTGATCAATTTTATAAATGGCCGATCTGGTTGAGTTTTGGGCGTTGGCATTCCTGTGGATCATTATTCCtggttataataaaaacctaCGCCTCAATATTAAGTAGCTATAGAGTTTATTCTTAAATGAATAGAAAATAATGAAGTGGAAGGTAATGCTAATTTTTTACTGAAGAAAAATAACCCAATACCCTTGTTTAGTCACCCCAGCGGCCTTTCCTTTCCATACAGTAAACCTTTGTCATTctacaaaatcttcaaaaaagtacctacacattatttaaattcaaaaatcctTTTAGCACGAATGTGACGACTGAAATCAAATATCAATTGATTTTTGAACTCCTCTAAGCTCAAGCTGAAGAACTATCACAACTTGAAgcaataatatagtttaaaattgtacaatttGAATTCATGTCCAGCCAAGTCCCATCTATACGGCGTGGACAATACTGGTAATACTTGTTCCCCGACCAGTTTGTCTATGGTCAAGATTGTTAGACGCGTTACTCGTACATTTATGATGTGGCTGATTTATTTGTGttccagaaaataaaaaagcttcTAAACAAGTTTTTTCTTATTACCTCACGGATGCAATTTTCTTTGCATAGACATATGATTATGTATGGAAATGTggcattatataaattatatcattttacaTACACATCACatatttatctctgaagggatatctagaggcgcaaccagtgcacccactttttgccccatgatgtgatatggggcgaACCTATAGCcgtatcggacacaaattccaaactccaggctgatactgagcagaaaaacccaaattcGAATTGGGATTGGGAtccgaacccaagacctcagagcgctgccgtacagCGCATGCACTACAATTACACCATTATTAATTATGGATGGAAATTGGATTGAATTAACAAACTGTATAAACTATGATTCTGTAATTGAGtccaaaaatttattaaaaatatgctaTTAAACGCATATTTAGAAACATTAAAGAGCACAGCcattaaaaaacaacattaaatatatGATGGCTAACACATACTGATTACCATTTTCGGATTAACCCCTTTTACACCACCCAATCAACTATCATCTTATGTTCAGTAAGTAACATAAAGTTAATCAGTAATTTAACATCAGCTATAACTAAAATTACGAAATCCTTACGCACGTCACAAACGCAATTTGCCTACGTACCACGTATCAAAACGAATATAAAACGTTGAAGATATCAAGATAATACAAAGAGTAATTAACTGGTACGTGAGTGGCGTGCGGCGTGCTGGCACATGGCGTGCCGTCGGCTCGTCGCGTCCCAGTTTCGTACGAAGCCCTACCGCCATCAGTGTTGGATGACGACCTTGCTGCTCGCGTGAGTATGCGCGTAAACTATCTGcctttatttgtttacatacgTATACGGTCGTGCGGTTAGTTCATGCATCTTGATTATAATGTATCTTGTTTTACTCCATTTGGATATCATCTGTACTCGAATTTCCTATTAAACTTGCTGGAATACCGAAACTAATATAGGAATGTTAGAACAGTGAAGAAGTTGTCATGTCGGATAAAGCATTTGATTAGTTATTACTTGTTAGATGCTAACAGAGAAACAACATCAGATTAATGCAGTAACTTGTAAATAGAACACACGTTTTACAAACTACATGGTCTAAGAGCTACCACGTAATAGCCACAAACCTATCTTCAGGTTCTAGCAAATACTAAATGCTAAAACACCCAATTCGCCTACCAGTGTATAATGTGTTCTGAGTACCTGCAACACACGAGAGTATCTTCACCGCGAAACCTGTCTCTGTGGGTGAAGGCACACATGCCTACGCAATCTCAACTATACGACGTGCTAAACATTTGTGTTCTTGTCTAAAGCAAGATATGGTGTATAAATTGCGAAATGTAAGAGAATTCAGGCGCCAAGACTCTTGTATATAACGCGTTAACAATAGCACAAGATTATATTGGATGTTTACAAAGCATAGTAATGGGTACGTATTTAGATTTCAAAGCACTGTCGTGAGGTTTGAATGATATACCAACTCTTATTACTAAATATGAcgaaacttaacatctaatttcttcAGTCTCATGCTGACGTGTGATCGTATTTTGACTTGACGTTCTGTGTACACTGTAGCATTATTTATTGGTAGCTGCTTttaccattaattataaaaagaaaataagattataaaaagCTACGCAAAGAATACatcattaaatgttatattgcaATGTCAATGCCACGTCTAGAAAACATCTACAACGACGAATACAAAACAAGTGGAAACGCATGTCATTtacataagatttatttattccgtttttgtgaacaaaatattttgctaatgGACATTGACACAAAGCGAGACCTTGCCTCTTTTGGCAACGGTCCACCGAAAGCAGATTCAATGTgattattaacaataacaaaccgCGAAATTCATAGCATTTTTTTAACAGATATACTATAACACCTTAATTTTTTATGAGAAATTTACTTctgattttgtttaaataaattaataataatgcgCATCTCAATATAATATGACGACAGCTCgactagaaattaaaaaaaatgttatttcaattcaattcaatttttcgattgtggctccatcgttggcagacgacgattttgccaatgtcaaagttgaaagtaggaaaagttacggtaaatttttatgggtctaatattacctatctatgactgttgagcagtaaataaagcaatggcattacaaaataatcaaaaaacactatacataaattcagaacacaatttattataaattgtatttttccgTCACGCCTCAGTGACATTGTCATGCTTATCAAACCCTGTGCTGTGTATCAACTATATATCAACGtaatattatgtccagttactgTTGGTTATCGGATACCCTTTGTGACGACAAAATGCGAATCAACGATGCACATTGAAACAGTGTAGAAGATATAAAGACTATAGAGACTAAAATATGCTCGTCagtctaaatataatacaaatatctaGACACGGCGAAGGTCACGAACAGTCTAGATTTTATTACAACAGACaagtcaataaaattaaacacgaATTTGTTCCAAAAACCGCCCCACGATTCAGAAATTGGAAGCGGGCAGAACTGGTTTATAATGGAAATCGGTACAGTGGAGACTCGATTATCCGGACCTCAGTTATACGGATTCACGATTATTCGGATTGCCAACCGCGTGTGAAACTGCATGATAActagttaaataattttgtaaatctttcactaatagtaagctcctaagtgctataggctacttttatgcCGAAATAAGTAATTAGCACAGTCAGAGGCGCGAACAAAGctcattaaaaagatttttatgtattaaaatctcttttcttcatacattaaattatttggaTTTTCGATTATTCGAATGCCCTAGGACAACAATCAATCCATTTCATACAGTCTCTTCTATATTGTAATAAGGAACTGATGGTCGGCAGCCACTTATGATCCAAAATAAGATCTCGCATGGGGATCACGTAAACAAACACGCCAGCTGGTTTACTCtccaaatcaattttaatttcaatctaAGACCAATCCGATTCCAATCTCAATATCGCTGTCACAATATTCGGTACTCTTGAAAGCAATGTTGTCAACATTGGATTGAAATTGAGATTGTCCCACGATTGTGTTTTGATGAGTGAAGTTAGTTACACACTAGTGTTgttatacaaattacaataaaccgGTAAAACGtctttaatatgaaaaatcttacaaataacaagtcaaataaattaaatatgatatgGATTATTTTATGATTGATGAACTTCCACGTTTCAATTCATTTTACctgtgaatattattaaatttatgatattacCCATGACTCTGGCTGTATGCGATAGGATCGTGGCCACTACGCTATTTAGAAAAAGTGATCCTAAATGGTCTCCAATTTCAAAATACGAATTACGAATTATTGTTAGCGTTTAGAACATTCTACAGtttgattttacaaatattaactattttagTATCAAGTGGTAAGTAAACTATTATTATGTGCtctttatacttataaaatttaatatcaaagtattttttctttgaaatttttatattagtcggtgcatttaaaatatagtgttaaagtgaatgattttttttcttcagtGACAATGAATCGTCCAAGTTACGCTCAGCTCGAAGGTTTAGTGGAATTCCTGGAGCAAAATCCAGGTATTGCTAAAGGGTTGTTACGGACTGCTCAAGCCAAAATCGAGACCAAAAGGAAATGGGCAACTGTAGCAACATCTTTAAATGCTCTTGGAGGAGCTGTTAAAGATGGTCAAGGATGGGCTAAGGTAACATTATCCATAATAAATCATTCTTAAATATGTATCTGctatttttatgaaacaaattaattataatatattatgtatgttttagtACTGGGCAGAGAAGAAATGTGCACTAAAGAAACACTGTGCACAGTATGCTGCTTCAGTTAGGCGCACTGGTGGTGGGTCGGCAGATAACTTGCCCACATTGTCTGCCATAGAAAAGAGATTGATGGCAGTAATGGGTGGCCAAGAATTTGCTATTGGCGACAGACATTTAACAGTTAATCCATTCCCAGAATtggtaacataatatatattaaaatgtttttggtttaataatttataaaatattttttttataatcaaaaatcaCATTACTTTTTCAGGCAACCCCAGAAATAGCTACAGAACAAAATGAAGAAATacagatatttgaaaatatccAACTATCCCCCATACCTACTACATCAGAGGGTGATGCAATGCAAGCAACATccataagtaagtattttaatttgttgggaatgcaaaacaaaataaaaaaaacaatacatcaATCACACAAACCCTTATAAGTGTTTGAAAGATTTTTAAGTGTCCACACCCATAAACACTTATAAGAGTTACAAACCACTTAGGTGTTTTGGagccaataatatttttgcgtATGGTAAGAACACTTGATCATTTGTTACTTAACTTGAATTTTGTAATGACTAAAGTCTTAGTAgactgtaaataattatattattacatttcagTTCCACCGATAACACCTGCGCCAGTTCAGCCCACCACACAGCCACCACGTCGGCGTCGCTCTTCAATTCGGAGGCCTGTGGATGAGATGGAACGCTTCGCCAATATTGAAGAGCGACGCGTTGAAGCAGAAATGCTAACTGCGCGAAGTCTAGCTGAATTATCACAGCAAATGGGCAATATTGCCAATGCTTTATTAGCTATCTCTAATGCCATTTTAGAAATGGCTAGAAGATAAAAGGTGTCAGAGCCTTAACATTATTGCCAATTTATTTGTGAATGAaagtagtttatattttgtagttttaatatattttttttgtatgggttatattttttgttatgggGTTAatctaatgtaataaataaataaagtatattttaagttttaggaatattttaattatttgttcataatcaataaattatttgacaatattgacaataattatactttcaTTTCTTAAGCCATTAAGTCAGTAAGTAATTCATTTATGAGAAGTTATACAAGAAACAGGaattaagttaaaaaacatGCAATGTCAGGAATAGTAGCTAagataaaagaaattaacaaaatcaattaaaaagtaaatcttATAAGTGTTAACTAGTTACAAcatgaagtttttatttttgctataagaATAATGACAAATCAAGTCTCTCACATTTAAAACTAGTAAACTACATATATgccttatattatacttaattgaaaataataacattaagacatttaatataaacaaaatctcTCTAAACACaatgaaatgacaaaaataaaaaatagtatgttatcattaataaaacaattaaacttaAAAGGTATAGATAAAGTTGTTCCTTTTTAAATGGCACGTTTATCCTACTGTTCAACTAcctataatatacctatagcATAAAAATGTGTGAGATTTAAGTattcattaattacattaatagcTCTCAAaatactatgtaataaaaaataattaaaattttcaactgtacctaataactaaaaatatttaaaaatatctaatcgCAGTTTTACCACCATCACTGATACTTCATGCTTACATTCTACGTGCCCACAACTGTTGAACTAAAACAGCTCTCTTTTCTATGCCTCGCCTTAGGTAAGCAGCTGCTGTACTAGCAGTTAAATGTTGAAATATTACATTAAGGTTGTCATGTCCATCATCTTCGGAATTCCCCTCaggatatattattgtattatctaaTTTGGTAATGCATATGTTATGCAAGACACAACAAGCATTGATAATTTTGGACACTACATCGGGATGATAATGTAGAACCCTATGCCGTAATAAGCACCGCcatctatttttaagtacacCAATAGTACGCTCCACTGTATTTCGAGCATGGCAGTGCATCTTGGTGTAATACTCTTCCGGGGACCCTACAGGAGCATCCACTATAGGTGTCATCATATATTCCCACTGTGCATATCCAGAATCACCTAAAAGTGGGtgctaattaaaatgtattcataataaaatctatgaatatttcaaaataatactcacctaataaatatacattttctcCATTACTGTTCAAATTGATTAAATGTTGTTTTACAGGATGCTGATTCCAAATAAAGCTGTCATGTGTAGCTCCTCCATAGGAAACATCTacagacaaaatttttaaatctgcatcacttatctaaaaaatataaacaataaaagacACAAGTTTATTTGTTAGAAAGTGAGAGAAAAagattcttatttttatatacatacaatcATAACATTTTTGGAATGAAAATGTTTGCGATTAAAATATCTCTCTTCATTTTCTTTGGGTCTTATTATAGCTACATGTGTGCCATCAATACATCCTAAAATGGATGGAAtatgatatttttcataaaacctTAAACAAAGAAAGTTATTATAGCTATTAAATGTCAATAATATATcatgtacaataatataaagttaccATAAAGGGTTAAAATAACTAGGTATTACCTCCTTTTTATTGCATCTCTTTCTTGGCGAGTTTGAGGAAATTTTATCCATTTATTTAGTACTAGTTGATGGTTAAGGGCTGCTGTTACATCTCGTATGGCGCGAGATACAGATTGCTGCGACATTAGTGTCCCATATGTGCCACCAACTAATTTTTGGTAACTGCCTGTTGCATAAAATGATAATGCCACTAAAATCtgtaagttaaataataatataaatgttgagTTGAGACGTAACTGCTACCATTTACTTAACGCAACGTATTTACTTACCTTAAACTTAGGCGATATATCACTTTTTCTTTTAGGCGTTGGCATAAAAGCCTTTAGATTTTGGTATATTTCTTGAAACAAATTTTTGCTAACTCTATAATTAGCTATAAATTCGTTTTCACACATAGAAAATGCTCGATCTGTGTATCGCATCATTCGACGGTCATTTCGCCTTTGTTTTAATTCACTTACATGTGATTTACGTATAATATGGTACATAATTGCTAATCTTGCCATTTTATAGACTTACTATTAAGTTAAAACCACTTAAAAcgcaaaacaatttcaaaaaagTTACACTTTCGTTATTGGAAAAATCACAATCGCCAAACAATTTGTGCAcaatattaacgcaatataCTGCTGTCAAATTAAATCAAGAGTAGCGTTTTGTGTCTCGCCAATCCCGATCCCGATTCCATTTAGTTCCCTAAAATGGACACGCAATCTTAAACCAATTTGGCGCTAG harbors:
- the LOC119189778 gene encoding uncharacterized protein LOC119189778; translation: MNRPSYAQLEGLVEFLEQNPGIAKGLLRTAQAKIETKRKWATVATSLNALGGAVKDGQGWAKYWAEKKCALKKHCAQYAASVRRTGGGSADNLPTLSAIEKRLMAVMGGQEFAIGDRHLTVNPFPELATPEIATEQNEEIQIFENIQLSPIPTTSEGDAMQATSIIPPITPAPVQPTTQPPRRRRSSIRRPVDEMERFANIEERRVEAEMLTARSLAELSQQMGNIANALLAISNAILEMARR
- the LOC119189776 gene encoding putative nuclease HARBI1 isoform X1 translates to MARLAIMYHIIRKSHVSELKQRRNDRRMMRYTDRAFSMCENEFIANYRVSKNLFQEIYQNLKAFMPTPKRKSDISPKFKILVALSFYATGSYQKLVGGTYGTLMSQQSVSRAIRDVTAALNHQLVLNKWIKFPQTRQERDAIKRRFYEKYHIPSILGCIDGTHVAIIRPKENEERYFNRKHFHSKNVMIISDADLKILSVDVSYGGATHDSFIWNQHPVKQHLINLNSNGENVYLLGDSGYAQWEYMMTPIVDAPVGSPEEYYTKMHCHARNTVERTIGVLKNRWRCLLRHRVLHYHPDVVSKIINACCVLHNICITKLDNTIIYPEGNSEDDGHDNLNVIFQHLTASTAAAYLRRGIEKRAVLVQQLWARRM
- the LOC119189776 gene encoding putative nuclease HARBI1 isoform X2 — encoded protein: MSQQSVSRAIRDVTAALNHQLVLNKWIKFPQTRQERDAIKRRFYEKYHIPSILGCIDGTHVAIIRPKENEERYFNRKHFHSKNVMIISDADLKILSVDVSYGGATHDSFIWNQHPVKQHLINLNSNGENVYLLGDSGYAQWEYMMTPIVDAPVGSPEEYYTKMHCHARNTVERTIGVLKNRWRCLLRHRVLHYHPDVVSKIINACCVLHNICITKLDNTIIYPEGNSEDDGHDNLNVIFQHLTASTAAAYLRRGIEKRAVLVQQLWARRM